The genomic stretch TAAACTCAAAATTGAAGCTCTCAAGCATAAATGGAGATAGAATAATACCAATAGAGAAATTCTTCAAAGGACCAAGACAAACAGAATTAATGGCGGAGGAAATTCTAACAGAAATAATAGTGCCAAGAGAATCATGCAATGCTGGAATGAAATTCATGAAGATAGGTAGAAGAAGAGCACATACCCTATCCATAGTTGCAACAGCCGTAGCCGTGAGAACAACAGAAGACAAGATAGAATATGTTAGAATAGCATTAAACTCCATAGCACCAACACCAATTAGAGCATACAAAACTGAAGAAGAATTAATTGGTTCAAGGATAGATGAAGTGGATGTGAAGGTGAAGAAGCTAACTGAGGAAATTAAACCAATAAGCGATGTTAGAGCATCAGCAGAATATAGAAGGGAAATGGCTGTGAAAATAACCATAGACGCATTAAAAACATCCATTGAAAATTGGAGGTGTAAAGAGCGATGAAAAACATTAGATTCCAATTGAATGGAGAATGGGTGGAAGTGGAAGCTGAGGAAAACATGACCCTACTAGACTTGCTGAGGAGGAGATTGCAAATAACCAGCGTTAAGAGGGGGTGTGAGAGAGGGGAATGCGGTGTATGCACGGTACTACTTGATGATAAACCAGTATACTCATGCTTAACACCAGCCCTAAAAGCTGAAGATAAAAGCATAATAACAGTGGAATACCTATCCAAGAATGGGAAACTCCACCCAATACAAGAAGCATTCATAAAATCAGGTGCAGTTCAATGTGGATTCTGCACACCAGCATTCATACTAACAACATACGCCCTACTGGAAAAGAATAAGAATCCAAGCGAAGAGGAGATCAAAAGAGCATTTGATGGAATTATATGTAGATGTACAGGTTATGTGAAGATAATTGAAGCTGTTAAAATAGCCTCAGAAATATACAACCAAAAATCATAACAATTATTTACTCTGAAAAGCTACATGTAATTGAGGAGAGGTAAAATGGTTGAAGAGGAAAAGTTGAATACATCAAAAATAATTGAAAGCCAAAGGAAACTCATGTTCCCATGCATGCCAAGATATAGACAGCCAATAGTCATAGTTGAGGGGAGGGGAGCTATAGTAAAGGATTTAGAGGGGAAGGAATATTTAGACTTATTCGCT from Candidatus Methanomethylicota archaeon encodes the following:
- a CDS encoding xanthine dehydrogenase family protein subunit M — its product is MTLFYQLPKFNYHKPKDLNETLKLLRELKDAKPIAGGTDLMVDMKIGRVKAGNLIDISNLKELRKIEFHKDNIIIGAAVTLQEIINDERIRREIPILAEAAESMGSWQIRNVATIGGNICNASPAADMAPPLMVLNSKLKLSSINGDRIIPIEKFFKGPRQTELMAEEILTEIIVPRESCNAGMKFMKIGRRRAHTLSIVATAVAVRTTEDKIEYVRIALNSIAPTPIRAYKTEEELIGSRIDEVDVKVKKLTEEIKPISDVRASAEYRREMAVKITIDALKTSIENWRCKER
- a CDS encoding (2Fe-2S)-binding protein, translating into MKNIRFQLNGEWVEVEAEENMTLLDLLRRRLQITSVKRGCERGECGVCTVLLDDKPVYSCLTPALKAEDKSIITVEYLSKNGKLHPIQEAFIKSGAVQCGFCTPAFILTTYALLEKNKNPSEEEIKRAFDGIICRCTGYVKIIEAVKIASEIYNQKS